A single window of Marinobacter sp. LA51 DNA harbors:
- a CDS encoding ABC transporter substrate-binding protein has protein sequence MRKIMSAALLCAAATPGLAQANECGEVSITEMNWASASVVTNVAKFVMEQGYGCEVAVVPSDTVPAITSVAENGEPDIVTELWVNSTGEVFNRLEKEGKIVRLGEVLSPGGVEGWWLPTYVVDEHPELKTIDGIMANPELVEARFNNCPDGWGCRIVNDNLIRALNLEDSGIEVFNHGSGETLASSMASAVQNEEPWFGYYWGPTVPLGKFDMTRIDLGEYDADAHAANGNKDIDNPRVSDFPAAPVLTAVTTSFQEREPEIAEMLGKMTFKTETMSQVLAWKSDNNASAEEAAVYFLSNNTDTWRDWLNDSARERLAAILGE, from the coding sequence ATGCGCAAGATTATGTCTGCTGCGCTGTTGTGTGCAGCTGCCACCCCAGGACTTGCCCAAGCCAATGAATGTGGCGAAGTGTCCATTACCGAAATGAACTGGGCCTCTGCCTCCGTGGTCACCAACGTCGCCAAGTTCGTGATGGAACAGGGCTACGGTTGCGAAGTGGCCGTGGTTCCGTCCGACACCGTACCTGCGATCACCTCCGTTGCTGAAAACGGTGAGCCGGACATTGTGACCGAGCTGTGGGTTAATTCCACTGGCGAAGTTTTCAACCGCCTGGAAAAAGAAGGCAAGATCGTTCGCCTTGGTGAAGTGCTATCACCCGGCGGCGTAGAAGGCTGGTGGCTTCCGACTTACGTGGTCGACGAGCATCCGGAACTGAAAACCATTGACGGCATCATGGCCAACCCCGAGCTGGTCGAAGCCCGCTTCAACAACTGCCCGGACGGCTGGGGCTGCCGGATTGTGAACGACAACCTGATCCGCGCCCTGAACCTCGAAGACTCCGGTATCGAAGTCTTCAATCACGGCTCTGGTGAAACCTTGGCCTCGTCCATGGCTTCAGCTGTACAGAACGAAGAGCCCTGGTTCGGCTACTACTGGGGCCCGACCGTACCGCTGGGCAAGTTCGACATGACCCGCATTGACCTTGGCGAATACGATGCCGACGCCCACGCCGCCAACGGCAACAAGGACATCGACAACCCCCGCGTTTCCGACTTCCCGGCCGCACCGGTGCTGACCGCAGTCACCACGAGCTTCCAGGAGCGCGAACCGGAAATTGCCGAGATGTTGGGCAAGATGACCTTCAAGACCGAAACCATGAGCCAGGTACTGGCGTGGAAAAGCGACAACAACGCTTCTGCCGAAGAAGCTGCGGTCTACTTCCTGAGCAACAACACCGACACCTGGAGAGACTGGCTGAACGACTCGGCTCGTGAGCGTCTCGCGGCGATCCTGGGCGAGTAA
- a CDS encoding ABC transporter permease yields MATYDALFSSLGLEDWCSEGKSDAPMSMAQLLSKTKGGEPTETSLWDLPFPSMDALNKACSAFPQSRELTKGLEEGFLAVKDSMSVVLDPITQPLSWALDGTLYAMLSAPWWIVIPLLLVVVFVVSKSWKLVGFVAASFVTLAFIDYYTYAMQTLAIIFVCAFLCVLLGVPIGIAMSRSDLMQRITIPVLDMLQTLPPFVYLIPLIFLFSVTESKLYGIAIILYAIVPVIRLTNLGIRLVDKDVIEAADAFGMTPRQKLFKVQIPLALPNIMAGVNQTIMMSLAMVVIASLVSAPGLGVLVLRGIRNLELGVGLVSGLGIVILAVILDRVTKASLARINASQKH; encoded by the coding sequence ATGGCTACTTACGACGCTCTATTTTCTTCACTCGGTCTGGAAGACTGGTGCTCCGAGGGCAAGAGTGACGCCCCAATGTCCATGGCACAGCTGCTGTCAAAAACAAAAGGCGGGGAACCCACCGAAACCTCTTTGTGGGACCTACCCTTTCCTTCCATGGATGCCCTGAATAAAGCCTGCTCGGCTTTCCCTCAATCCCGGGAACTGACCAAAGGCCTGGAAGAAGGCTTCCTTGCGGTCAAGGACAGCATGAGTGTGGTCCTTGACCCAATCACCCAACCGCTGAGCTGGGCTCTGGATGGCACCTTGTACGCCATGCTCAGCGCCCCCTGGTGGATTGTCATCCCGTTGCTGCTGGTGGTGGTGTTCGTGGTGAGCAAGTCCTGGAAACTGGTCGGTTTTGTCGCCGCCAGCTTCGTTACCCTGGCGTTCATCGACTACTACACCTACGCCATGCAAACATTGGCGATTATTTTTGTCTGCGCCTTCCTCTGCGTCCTGCTAGGGGTCCCCATTGGCATTGCCATGTCCCGAAGCGACCTAATGCAACGCATAACGATCCCGGTGCTGGACATGCTGCAAACCCTGCCACCGTTCGTGTACCTGATCCCGCTGATCTTCCTGTTCAGCGTGACCGAGTCCAAGCTGTACGGCATTGCCATCATCCTGTACGCCATTGTTCCGGTCATCCGGTTGACCAACCTTGGCATCCGACTGGTGGACAAAGACGTGATTGAGGCCGCCGATGCCTTCGGCATGACGCCTCGACAGAAGCTGTTCAAGGTCCAGATCCCGCTCGCGCTCCCCAATATCATGGCGGGGGTAAACCAGACCATCATGATGAGCCTGGCCATGGTCGTGATCGCCTCCCTGGTGTCTGCACCGGGTCTCGGCGTTCTGGTACTGCGCGGCATCCGAAACCTGGAACTGGGCGTGGGCCTGGTATCCGGCCTCGGCATCGTGATTCTGGCCGTGATCCTCGACCGGGTCACCAAAGCTTCTTTGGCACGCATCAATGCCTCCCAAAAGCACTGA
- a CDS encoding quaternary amine ABC transporter ATP-binding protein, with amino-acid sequence MDKDIKISIKNLYKIFGPTPDVGLEYVRRGMNKADLLEKQNHVLGLRDINVDMRDGEITVIMGLSGSGKSTLIRHLNRLIEPTAGEIRFGDEDVMQYDETELRKLRRERMSMVFQKFALLPHRTVLDNAGMAMDVRGKKTEDYEAEARKWLARVGLEGNENQYPHQLSGGMQQRVGIARALVSNAPVMLMDEAFSALDPLIRSDMQDLLLELQEELKKTIVFITHDLDEALKLADHLVILKDGEVIQQGDPQDILLNPNDPYIIDFISDINRARVLRVRSIMTQPDRDDIEYAGDITEKDNLETVLSRSKGDTSLTFRVVRDGEQIGALTMKDLTRALVPTEASSERDNRAN; translated from the coding sequence GTGGATAAAGACATCAAGATTTCCATCAAGAACCTGTACAAGATCTTTGGCCCGACACCGGATGTCGGGCTGGAATACGTGCGCCGCGGTATGAACAAGGCCGACCTGCTGGAAAAGCAGAACCACGTGCTGGGCCTACGCGACATCAACGTCGATATGCGTGATGGCGAAATCACCGTGATCATGGGACTGTCCGGCTCCGGCAAATCAACGCTGATCCGACACCTTAACCGCTTGATTGAACCGACCGCCGGCGAGATTCGTTTTGGCGACGAAGACGTCATGCAGTACGACGAAACCGAGCTGCGCAAGCTCCGGCGCGAGCGTATGTCGATGGTGTTCCAGAAGTTCGCCCTGCTGCCGCACCGAACGGTACTGGACAATGCGGGCATGGCGATGGATGTGCGCGGCAAGAAAACCGAGGACTACGAAGCGGAAGCCCGCAAGTGGCTGGCCCGGGTTGGCCTGGAAGGCAACGAAAACCAGTACCCGCACCAGTTGTCCGGCGGCATGCAGCAGCGCGTGGGCATTGCCCGAGCGCTGGTGTCCAACGCACCGGTCATGTTGATGGACGAAGCCTTCTCGGCGCTCGATCCGCTGATTCGCTCTGATATGCAGGACCTGCTACTGGAGCTTCAGGAAGAGCTGAAAAAGACCATTGTCTTTATTACGCACGACCTGGATGAGGCGCTGAAACTGGCCGACCATCTGGTCATCCTGAAAGATGGTGAGGTGATCCAGCAGGGCGATCCCCAGGATATCCTGCTGAATCCGAATGACCCCTACATCATCGACTTCATCAGCGACATCAACCGGGCCCGGGTGCTCCGGGTTCGCTCGATCATGACCCAGCCAGACCGGGATGATATCGAGTACGCCGGCGACATCACCGAAAAGGATAACCTGGAGACAGTACTGTCCCGCTCCAAGGGCGACACCTCCCTGACCTTTCGGGTGGTGAGGGATGGCGAACAGATTGGCGCTCTGACGATGAAGGACCTGACTCGGGCACTGGTCCCTACTGAAGCCTCCAGCGAGAGGGACAACCGGGCCAATTAG
- a CDS encoding substrate-binding periplasmic protein produces the protein MIEIAREAFALARLEVEYVNMSWARALELADEGYIDAVVGAFTRDSTGFVYPEEAIGYARTALFTHIESDWTYQGIESLRQQTLVTINGYSYSSELDAYIDKHRDNPERVWILSGPSPLNRAIEMLEHDRSDVLPEDLDVMQWTLGQLGKQDSLRMVAKLERLPVYIAFSEARPQSEEYATLLTEGVRKLRQSGRLDEILARYNVSWSD, from the coding sequence ATGATCGAGATCGCCCGTGAGGCGTTCGCCCTGGCCCGTCTGGAGGTCGAGTACGTCAACATGAGTTGGGCCCGGGCACTGGAGCTGGCCGATGAAGGCTATATTGATGCGGTAGTCGGTGCTTTCACCCGGGATTCAACGGGTTTCGTGTATCCCGAAGAAGCCATCGGCTATGCGCGCACCGCTCTTTTTACCCATATTGAAAGTGACTGGACTTACCAAGGCATAGAATCGCTGCGCCAACAGACCCTGGTGACCATCAATGGCTATTCCTACTCATCGGAGCTTGATGCCTACATCGACAAGCACAGGGATAACCCGGAACGAGTCTGGATTTTATCTGGCCCGTCGCCGCTGAACCGGGCCATAGAAATGTTGGAGCACGACCGCTCAGATGTTCTCCCTGAAGACCTCGACGTGATGCAATGGACCCTCGGGCAACTGGGCAAGCAGGACAGTTTGCGCATGGTGGCCAAGCTGGAACGCTTACCCGTCTACATTGCCTTCTCGGAGGCTCGCCCCCAATCTGAGGAGTACGCCACCCTGTTAACCGAGGGCGTACGCAAGCTCAGGCAAAGTGGCCGCCTTGATGAGATTCTGGCGCGTTATAACGTGTCGTGGTCCGACTGA
- a CDS encoding META domain-containing protein — protein sequence MYPHRARLVPVIAAAGLLVSACTSSPSDTESKAPAVVSQYACGQLNIRVTADPDRRLLGIDYRDKRILLKPDSGAAEALFVAPGDSTTRFRRQGEQAELTIRGETFPDCLPPGALERPFTAQGSDPIWQAHVSSAELVLNPPYEDQQSLRLPSELVTANRHGREFVAEASGTRATLTVANQLCQDPVTGAQYPNQVRLTINGQSYQGCGGNPLRLIRGAEWVVEDLAAEGIIDRSQLTLRFMDDNRIAGQASCNRYTGRYQLTNEGGIDVSELAMTRMACAPALMAQEARFIEALERASRVRIGPHGELLLLTSESGLLSAFQSDHDTL from the coding sequence ATGTATCCACACCGTGCACGGCTAGTGCCTGTCATCGCCGCCGCCGGCTTGTTGGTGTCGGCCTGCACCTCCTCGCCGTCAGACACCGAATCCAAAGCACCTGCCGTTGTCAGTCAATACGCCTGCGGGCAGCTGAACATTCGTGTCACCGCCGATCCCGATCGTCGGCTTTTGGGCATTGATTACCGCGACAAGCGCATCCTCCTGAAGCCTGACAGCGGCGCCGCCGAAGCTCTGTTCGTGGCCCCGGGCGATAGCACGACCCGATTCCGGCGTCAGGGCGAGCAGGCTGAACTGACCATTCGCGGCGAAACCTTTCCCGATTGCCTGCCACCGGGTGCGCTGGAGCGTCCCTTCACCGCCCAGGGCAGTGACCCGATTTGGCAGGCCCATGTGTCGAGTGCAGAGCTGGTCCTGAATCCGCCTTACGAAGATCAACAGTCGCTAAGGCTGCCGAGTGAGTTGGTTACCGCCAACCGTCACGGGCGGGAATTCGTGGCCGAAGCCAGTGGTACCCGGGCGACACTGACGGTGGCAAACCAACTATGCCAGGACCCGGTAACCGGAGCCCAGTATCCGAATCAGGTTCGACTCACCATTAATGGCCAGAGTTATCAGGGCTGCGGCGGTAATCCGCTGCGCCTGATTCGGGGTGCCGAATGGGTGGTGGAGGATCTGGCTGCCGAAGGGATCATCGATCGGTCACAACTGACCCTGAGGTTCATGGATGACAATCGGATTGCCGGCCAGGCTTCGTGCAATCGCTACACCGGCCGCTACCAGCTGACCAATGAAGGCGGTATCGATGTCAGTGAGCTGGCGATGACACGAATGGCCTGCGCACCCGCACTCATGGCCCAGGAAGCCCGTTTCATTGAGGCTTTGGAACGGGCATCCAGGGTTCGGATCGGGCCTCATGGTGAGCTTCTGCTGTTAACCTCAGAGTCTGGGTTGCTGTCGGCTTTTCAGTCGGACCACGACACGTTATAA
- a CDS encoding glutathione S-transferase family protein, producing MALKLYQFAISHYCEKIRWALDYKGLNYETVTLLPGQHIKTVQQLTGRKCTSVPVLDHDGHCVQGSAQILDYLDETFPDRPLTPTDPEQREQALAWERRLDEEAGPAVRCYAYHHFLQRPKVVVPMLAAGTPFYNRILLSLVFSRVDETMRKWMKINEKTSEQSRQVMETLLTDLAEAYGAKPYLVGDSFSRADLTAAAIFAPMFQPAEYPVPWPKPGKIPKDIKAWLDQWQEQIQPLSELYEQHRKTN from the coding sequence ATGGCTCTCAAGCTCTATCAGTTCGCCATTTCCCACTACTGCGAGAAGATCCGGTGGGCTCTGGACTACAAAGGCCTCAATTATGAGACCGTGACTCTGCTGCCGGGACAGCACATCAAGACTGTCCAGCAACTCACCGGGCGCAAGTGCACCTCGGTTCCGGTATTGGATCACGACGGTCATTGCGTGCAGGGCTCGGCTCAGATCCTGGACTACCTCGACGAGACCTTCCCAGACCGCCCCCTTACCCCGACCGACCCCGAGCAACGGGAGCAGGCCCTGGCCTGGGAGCGACGCCTGGATGAGGAAGCCGGCCCGGCCGTGCGGTGCTACGCCTACCACCACTTCCTGCAGCGCCCAAAAGTGGTGGTGCCGATGCTGGCCGCCGGCACGCCCTTCTACAACCGCATTCTGCTCAGCCTGGTGTTCAGCCGGGTCGACGAGACCATGCGCAAGTGGATGAAGATCAACGAGAAAACTTCCGAACAATCGCGCCAGGTCATGGAAACCCTGCTGACCGATCTGGCCGAGGCGTATGGTGCTAAGCCCTACTTGGTGGGAGACAGCTTTAGCCGGGCCGATCTGACTGCGGCGGCCATTTTTGCGCCCATGTTCCAGCCCGCCGAGTACCCGGTGCCCTGGCCTAAGCCGGGCAAGATCCCAAAGGACATCAAGGCCTGGCTCGACCAGTGGCAGGAGCAAATCCAGCCACTCTCGGAACTGTACGAGCAACACCGAAAGACGAACTAA
- a CDS encoding sterol desaturase family protein translates to MNLTDMLLAVLEDSGLRPLWDAVSPWLALDERQLIFVIATPVFIAVALWEYLRIRHNPALMDTREAIRNFALGAGYQTTELLFAGIIAFPVFALCYHYRLFELELTWLTAFLTFLGVEFCFYWMHRSSHRMRWFWAAHVVHHSSERMNFSTAMRQNATNIFNGVWLFYLPLALLGFNPVWIGIAYALSLVYQFFIHTTLVGRLPRWIEWVFNTPSHHRVHHGRNPGYIDRNYGGVLIIWDRLFGSFVDENAQDPPEYGITRPVPSNNLLVLWTHEYVDLFRDMARPGGLWSRLRHLWKPPEWERPASDDSGTTHARTPVHTDQPG, encoded by the coding sequence ATGAATCTGACCGACATGCTGCTGGCGGTGCTCGAAGACAGCGGGCTACGGCCCCTATGGGACGCTGTTTCGCCGTGGCTCGCGCTGGACGAGCGCCAGCTCATCTTTGTCATCGCCACCCCGGTGTTTATCGCAGTGGCCCTGTGGGAATACCTTCGCATCCGTCACAACCCGGCCCTGATGGACACCCGGGAGGCGATTCGCAATTTTGCCCTCGGTGCCGGCTACCAGACCACGGAGCTGTTGTTTGCCGGCATCATTGCGTTTCCGGTGTTTGCACTTTGCTACCACTACCGGCTTTTTGAGCTGGAACTTACGTGGCTGACGGCCTTTCTCACGTTCCTGGGCGTGGAATTCTGCTTTTACTGGATGCACCGGTCCAGCCATCGGATGCGCTGGTTCTGGGCTGCCCACGTAGTACACCACTCCTCCGAGCGGATGAATTTCTCCACCGCCATGCGCCAGAACGCCACCAACATCTTCAACGGCGTGTGGCTGTTTTACCTGCCGCTGGCGCTGCTGGGCTTCAACCCGGTCTGGATCGGCATCGCCTACGCACTGTCGCTGGTGTATCAGTTCTTTATCCACACCACACTGGTTGGCCGTCTGCCGCGCTGGATCGAGTGGGTATTCAACACCCCCAGCCACCACCGGGTACACCACGGCCGCAACCCCGGCTACATTGATCGTAACTACGGCGGCGTCTTGATCATCTGGGATCGCCTGTTCGGCTCTTTCGTTGACGAAAACGCCCAGGATCCGCCCGAGTACGGCATAACCCGCCCGGTGCCATCTAATAACCTGCTGGTGCTGTGGACACACGAATACGTGGACCTGTTCCGCGACATGGCACGGCCTGGCGGATTATGGTCTCGACTCAGACACCTTTGGAAACCGCCGGAATGGGAACGCCCGGCATCGGACGATTCAGGGACAACCCATGCAAGAACACCCGTTCACACTGACCAGCCAGGATGA
- a CDS encoding alpha/beta hydrolase — protein sequence MQEHPFTLTSQDEHSIRGTVFQPDAPNSVLVIAHGMAEHAGRYSGFARWLNARSIAVVTYDHRGHGGATQEQDRGHYSDNHGWAKVTDDLHRVLCHSRALFPGLPVLLLGHSMGSFIAQSCAQQHPDSLDTLILSATNRIHRPHLLVSRLIIGGLSRLYDGRHISPLIARMTFGKFNRLFRPNRTDCDWLSRDPAQVDAYVADPLCGFACTTGLWHDFVRGMLTINPTRWRKDLPVHLFAGTDDPVGEMGKGITRHFQAIRDAGVERVSLRLFEGGRHEMLNETNGEEVREFILSLCPSADKKKTAEVSGLFLAEERIS from the coding sequence ATGCAAGAACACCCGTTCACACTGACCAGCCAGGATGAGCACAGCATCCGCGGCACCGTATTCCAGCCAGATGCGCCAAACTCCGTACTGGTCATTGCCCATGGCATGGCCGAGCACGCCGGGCGTTACTCCGGGTTCGCCCGGTGGCTGAACGCTAGAAGTATCGCCGTCGTCACCTATGATCATCGCGGACATGGCGGAGCCACGCAGGAACAGGACCGCGGACACTACAGCGACAACCACGGCTGGGCCAAGGTCACCGACGACCTGCACCGGGTGCTTTGCCACAGCCGGGCTCTGTTTCCGGGGCTGCCGGTGTTATTACTGGGCCACAGCATGGGCTCCTTCATTGCCCAGAGCTGCGCCCAGCAGCATCCTGACTCGCTCGACACGCTGATCCTGAGCGCCACCAACCGAATTCACCGGCCCCACCTGCTGGTGTCCCGGCTGATCATTGGCGGCCTGAGCCGACTCTACGACGGCCGGCACATCAGCCCCCTCATCGCCCGAATGACCTTTGGCAAGTTCAACCGGCTGTTCCGACCTAACCGAACCGACTGCGACTGGTTAAGCCGGGACCCGGCCCAGGTGGACGCCTACGTTGCCGACCCACTGTGCGGCTTTGCCTGCACCACCGGACTTTGGCACGACTTTGTCCGGGGCATGTTGACCATCAACCCCACTCGGTGGCGCAAGGATCTACCGGTGCACCTGTTTGCCGGCACTGACGATCCGGTGGGAGAAATGGGCAAAGGGATTACCCGTCATTTCCAGGCCATCCGCGACGCCGGTGTTGAACGGGTGAGCCTGAGGCTGTTCGAAGGCGGCCGCCACGAGATGTTAAATGAGACCAATGGCGAGGAGGTTCGTGAATTCATCCTCTCCCTGTGTCCGTCAGCAGACAAAAAAAAGACCGCTGAGGTCAGCGGTCTTTTTCTGGCCGAGGAACGGATTAGTTAG
- the crp gene encoding cAMP-activated global transcriptional regulator CRP, which yields MATIVKPVEQKTKHLDYFLSQCHRRRYPAKSTIIYAGDKSDSLFYIVKGSVTVIIEDDDGREMIMAYLNAGDFFGEMGLFDNMDSRSAWVKAKTECEVAEISYTKFREIAQQDPRVLYFIGEQMASRLRQTTRKVGDLAFLDVTGRVARTLLDLCKEPDAMTHPDGMQIKITRQEIGRIVGCSREMVGRVLKTLEDQGLVRVKGKTMVVYGTR from the coding sequence ATGGCCACTATCGTCAAGCCGGTTGAGCAAAAAACCAAACATCTCGATTATTTCCTTTCGCAGTGCCATCGACGCCGTTACCCGGCGAAGAGCACCATTATTTATGCCGGCGACAAGAGTGATTCGCTGTTTTACATCGTTAAAGGTTCGGTCACCGTCATCATCGAAGATGACGACGGCCGGGAAATGATCATGGCCTACCTGAACGCCGGAGACTTTTTCGGTGAAATGGGCCTGTTCGACAACATGGATTCCCGTAGCGCTTGGGTTAAGGCTAAAACCGAGTGCGAAGTGGCGGAGATCTCCTACACCAAGTTCCGGGAAATCGCCCAGCAGGACCCTCGCGTACTGTATTTTATTGGCGAGCAGATGGCCTCACGTCTGCGTCAGACCACCCGCAAGGTCGGCGACCTGGCATTTCTGGACGTTACCGGCCGGGTTGCTCGCACTCTGCTGGATCTGTGCAAGGAACCGGATGCCATGACGCATCCCGATGGTATGCAGATCAAAATCACTCGACAGGAAATCGGCCGTATTGTCGGCTGCTCCCGCGAGATGGTGGGTCGGGTTCTGAAAACCCTGGAGGATCAGGGCCTGGTTCGGGTGAAGGGCAAGACCATGGTGGTCTACGGAACGCGCTGA
- a CDS encoding OsmC family protein, with amino-acid sequence MKATVDWTGNASFKVTSGSGHSVQLDGPPDHGGENLGPRPMEMLLMGLGGCSSFDVMSILKKSRQEVTACHAELEAERADAVPAVFTKIHLHFVVTGHNLKENQVKRAVSLSAEKYCSASIMLEQAGVEISHSHEIRDAG; translated from the coding sequence ATGAAAGCAACCGTTGACTGGACCGGCAACGCCAGCTTCAAGGTCACCAGTGGCAGTGGTCACAGCGTGCAACTCGATGGCCCGCCCGATCACGGCGGTGAAAATCTGGGACCACGGCCCATGGAAATGCTATTGATGGGCCTGGGCGGCTGCTCCTCGTTCGATGTCATGAGCATCCTTAAGAAGAGCCGTCAGGAGGTCACCGCCTGTCATGCCGAACTCGAAGCCGAACGCGCTGACGCCGTGCCCGCAGTGTTCACCAAAATCCATCTACACTTCGTTGTTACCGGGCACAACCTGAAAGAAAACCAAGTCAAACGGGCAGTCAGCCTGTCGGCTGAAAAGTACTGTTCTGCGTCCATCATGCTTGAGCAGGCCGGTGTTGAAATCAGCCACAGCCATGAAATCCGCGACGCCGGTTAA
- the speD gene encoding adenosylmethionine decarboxylase — protein MESKLQLHGFNNLTKSLSFNIYDICYAQTEEQREAYIDYIDEMYNAERLTQILTDVVKIIGANVLNIARQDYEPHGASVTMLIAEHELTDGEEPDNEESPGPLPDTIVAHLDKSHVTVHTYPESHPHDGVSTFRADIDVSTCGLISPLKVLNYLIHSFDSDVVTVDYRVRGFTRDVDGTKHYIDHDINSIQNYLTEDTQAAYQMIDVNVYQENLFHTKMMLKNFELDNYVFGVNASDLGPGEAQSIEDRLRREMLEIFYSRNVE, from the coding sequence ATGGAATCCAAACTCCAGCTGCACGGTTTTAACAACCTGACCAAATCCCTGAGCTTTAACATTTACGACATCTGTTATGCGCAGACCGAAGAACAGCGTGAGGCGTACATCGATTACATCGACGAGATGTACAACGCCGAGCGTCTGACCCAGATTCTGACCGATGTCGTCAAGATCATCGGCGCCAACGTGCTGAACATCGCCCGTCAGGATTACGAGCCTCACGGCGCCTCGGTCACCATGCTGATTGCAGAGCACGAACTGACCGACGGCGAGGAGCCGGATAACGAGGAATCGCCGGGACCACTGCCCGACACCATCGTCGCCCATCTGGACAAGAGCCACGTGACCGTTCACACCTATCCGGAGAGTCACCCCCACGACGGCGTCAGCACCTTCCGGGCCGACATCGACGTTTCTACCTGTGGCCTGATTTCACCGTTGAAGGTGTTGAACTACCTGATCCACAGCTTTGATTCGGATGTGGTGACCGTGGACTACCGGGTGCGCGGCTTTACCCGTGACGTGGATGGCACCAAGCATTACATTGATCACGACATCAACTCGATCCAGAACTATCTGACCGAGGACACCCAGGCCGCCTACCAGATGATCGACGTCAACGTGTACCAGGAAAACCTGTTCCACACCAAGATGATGTTGAAGAACTTCGAATTGGATAACTACGTGTTTGGCGTTAACGCCAGCGACCTCGGCCCCGGGGAAGCCCAGTCCATCGAAGACCGCCTGCGTCGGGAAATGCTGGAGATCTTCTACTCCCGCAACGTCGAGTAA
- a CDS encoding FMN-dependent NADH-azoreductase: MKNILVITASIFGHNGQSSQLVKRTLEQLRASHGDLNIQQRDLAAEPVPHLDADRFGAFLTGADDRDSLQQRVVDYSDSLIDEVKQADIIVIGVPMYNFGVPSVLKAYFDHIARAGISFRYTENGPVGLLEDRPVYILAARGGIYAGTPNDSQTPFLRSFLGFLGLKDLHFVYAEGLNMGDDPKANALQQAQRNIETLTA, encoded by the coding sequence ATGAAAAATATCCTCGTCATCACCGCAAGCATCTTTGGTCACAACGGCCAATCTTCCCAGCTGGTCAAGCGTACTCTCGAGCAGTTGCGGGCCAGCCACGGCGACCTTAACATCCAACAGCGTGACCTGGCGGCAGAGCCGGTGCCGCATCTGGACGCCGACCGATTCGGCGCCTTCCTGACCGGCGCAGACGACCGCGATAGCCTACAACAGCGTGTCGTAGATTATTCAGATTCGCTGATCGACGAAGTGAAACAAGCCGACATCATTGTCATTGGCGTGCCGATGTACAACTTCGGAGTCCCGTCTGTACTCAAGGCCTACTTCGACCACATCGCACGGGCGGGCATCAGCTTCCGCTATACTGAGAACGGTCCGGTAGGTCTGCTGGAAGATCGTCCGGTCTATATTCTGGCGGCGCGCGGCGGCATCTATGCCGGCACCCCGAACGATTCACAGACCCCGTTCCTGCGCTCCTTCCTGGGCTTCCTGGGCCTGAAGGACCTGCACTTTGTGTACGCCGAAGGCCTGAACATGGGCGACGACCCCAAAGCCAACGCGCTGCAGCAAGCCCAGCGCAACATCGAAACCCTGACCGCCTGA